Proteins from one Parasteatoda tepidariorum isolate YZ-2023 chromosome 4, CAS_Ptep_4.0, whole genome shotgun sequence genomic window:
- the LOC139425444 gene encoding uncharacterized protein, with protein sequence MWKYFTEFNTKNYIDVFDQLIWSYNHTRHSSIKMEPSSVNKSNNSEVLENLYGDLKTLKRNPPVFKVGDTVRISRLKGHFEKGYEHNWSREIFTIHEIIPRIPVVYRLKDLQGEEIKGTFNKEELQKVVDSSFYPVEKVIKKRKKGGSTEYFVKVLGYPEKFNAWVSDIQEV encoded by the coding sequence atgtggaAATATTTCACAGAATTCAATACTAAGAATTACATCGATGTGTTTGATCAATTAATATGGAGTTACAATCATACTCGACATAGCAGTATTAAAATGGAACCATCTTCcgttaataaaagcaataacaGTGAGGTTTTGGAAAATTTGTATGGAGATTTAAAGACATTAAAACGCAATCCACCTGTTTTTAAAGTAGGAGATACAGTACGAATCAGCAGACTGAAaggacattttgaaaaaggataCGAACACAACTGGAGTCGGGAAATATTCACTATTCATGAAATTATTCCTCGAATTCCTGTTGTTTATAGATTAAAAGACTTACAAGGTGAAGAGATCAAAGGTACTTTTAATAAAGAAGAATTGCAAAAGGTAGTAGACTCTAGCTTCTATCCGGTAGAAAAAGTGATCAAAAAGAGAAAGAAGGGAGGAAGCACTGAATATTTCGTGAAAGTTTTAGGCTATCCTGAAAAGTTTAATGCCTGGGTGAGTGATATTCAAGAAGTATAA
- the LOC139425505 gene encoding uncharacterized protein, which translates to MANMKRKADHSENNRGSFHQSSIPSYMFILVEDVLISTTIYRDRILVNVRRYKKHGEKYYPSKEEITLTPYQFFHLVNSSFLREKSTEKKKDHPLYEYFINLPYLIDSVTVYSDASVSIQDKDKFQNIVCIEFGETILLKKASTCRSGNTYTTSITLNDEQWDKIFSIQEFMLDNYIILNIVIWILKRCLKRC; encoded by the exons ATGGCTAACATGAAGCGAAAAGCTGATCATAGCGAA aaCAATCGAGGATCTTTCCACCAAAGCAGTATTCCTTcctatatgtttattttagtaGAAGATGTCCTTATTTCCACTACTATTTACCGTGATCGAATTCTGGTTAATGTGAGACGATATAAGAAACATGGAGAAAAGTACTATCCATCAAAAGAAGAAATTACTCTGACGCCTTACCAGTTCTTCCATTTGGTGAACAGttcatttttgagagaaaagtcgactgaaaagaaaaaagaccaCCCCCTGTATGAATATTTCATCAACTTACCATACCTCATCGATTCAGTGACTGTCTATTCTGATGCAAGTGTAAGCATTCAAGacaaagataaatttcaaaatattgtatgtATTGAATTTGGCGAAACCATCCTACTCAAAAAAGCCTCTACTTGTCGAAGCGGTAACACCTACACAACTAGCATAACCCTGAATGATGAGCAATGGGacaaaatattctcaattcAGGAATTTATGCTggacaattatattattttaaatatagtaatttggattttaaaaagatgtttgaAGAGATGTTAA
- the LOC139425445 gene encoding uncharacterized protein F54H12.2-like, with product MAFLLKDSPECMKSELELFNLPSTQTVIQDGQWIQFHPLSNVFDYAPVEFHVSGSSEDYIDLSQTQLYVKAKIAKSDNTLITNDDTIGPVNLFLHSLFSQVDISLNDRIVSNSSNTYPYRACIETLLNHGYDSKTSQLTAKLFYNDSDDGLKKRTAFIKESATVDMIGCIHSDLFHQERLLLNLGDVKIKLIRSKPEFYLQGSEGFKVVLDHVSLFIRKVRVNPGVLLGHAKALEKKSAKYPINRVQCKVYSIPKGSASFIQDNVFSGPMP from the coding sequence ATGGCATTTCTATTGAAAGATTCGCCTGAATGTATGAAATCAGAATTGGAGTTGTTTAACTTACCTAGTACTCAAACTGTTATTCAAGATGGTCAGTGGATACAGTTTCATCCTCTTTCTAATGTGTTTGACTATGCACCTGTTGAGTTTCACGTTTCAGGAAGTTCTGAAGATTACATAGATCTCAGCCAAACTCAATTGTATGTGAAAgcgaaaattgcaaaaagtgaTAATACTCTCATCACTAATGATGATACTATTGGACCTgtgaatttatttcttcattcattattttctcaAGTTGATATTTCATTGAATGATCGGATTGTATCCAATTCAAGTAATACTTATCCTTATCGAGCCTGCATAGAAACTCTCCTCAACCATGGATATGATAGCAAAACTTCTCAATTAAcagctaaattattttacaatgattCAGACGATGGCTTGAAGAAAAGAActgcttttataaaagaaagtgcTACAGTGGATATGATTGGATGCATACATTCCGATTTATTTCACCAAGAGCGTCTGTTACTCAATTTGGGggatgtgaaaataaaattaatacgaaGTAAGccagaattttatttacaaggATCTGAAGGATTTAAAGTAGTATTAGATCACGTGTCTTTGTTTATCCGAAAAGTTCGTGTGAATCCAGGAGTGTTACTTGGTCATGCAAAggcattagaaaaaaagagtGCGAAATATCCCATCAATCGAGTGCAATGCAAAGTGTATTCGATTCCTAAGGGAAGTGCGTCTTTTATCCAAGATAACGTATTTTCAGGTCCTATGCCGTAA